Genomic segment of Burkholderia pyrrocinia:
ATTCGTTTCCGGGCCGTTTAAAGCGTCCCAAGCCCCGACATCAGGTGCGATTGATCGATACCCCCCCGTCAACCAGCAGCGCCCCGCCGGTCATGAACGAGGAGGCGCTGGAAGCCATGTAGAGGACCGACTGCGCGAGTTCCTCCGGCGTGGCAATACGTTTGAGCGCGTGTAGTCCTGCCACATGAGCCATTGCTTCGGGCGACGCACTCATTGCGCGCCCCATCGGGGTGTCGACTCCACCAGGAAGGATTGCGTTGACGCGAATGGCCTTCGGTCCAAACTCCGCGGCGAGTGACTGGGTCAATCCGATCAATCCTGCCTTGCTGGCGGCGTAGGCTGCGACGCCGGGAAAGCCGACCGTGTACCCGACAAAAGTCGAAGTAAAGATGACGCTTCCCGAGCCACGAAGCATCATCGCCGGGATCTGATGCTTCGCGCCGAGGAATGCGCTCGTGAGATTGGTATCGATCGTCTCGCCCCAACCCGTCTCGGATATGTGTGGCGTGGGCCCCATTTCGCCAAGCGTCCCCGCGTTGTTGAACGCAATGTCCAGGCCACCGAAGCGGTCAACGGCCGTCTGAACGAGCGTC
This window contains:
- a CDS encoding SDR family oxidoreductase, producing MNVLANKVAIITGASSGIGRATALLFAREGAAVVVAARRKAELESLVKEITAHKGTAVCVAGDVRDETYAQTLVQTAVDRFGGLDIAFNNAGTLGEMGPTPHISETGWGETIDTNLTSAFLGAKHQIPAMMLRGSGSVIFTSTFVGYTVGFPGVAAYAASKAGLIGLTQSLAAEFGPKAIRVNAILPGGVDTPMGRAMSASPEAMAHVAGLHALKRIATPEELAQSVLYMASSASSFMTGGALLVDGGVSINRT